One stretch of Chaetodon auriga isolate fChaAug3 chromosome 18, fChaAug3.hap1, whole genome shotgun sequence DNA includes these proteins:
- the LOC143336664 gene encoding uncharacterized protein LOC143336664, whose protein sequence is MASHKRNFQCFNTVGGDSKHHTSRLPRIPQHGMVADHDRPEECYLCSEYRHAQALEALEVQATPLYHSHTPYHHHHPHQYVFRGPTRPEEHPVAHLGHNRHIHHHRYNKRVVLVKNSDPSLRKTIILHRRSLRSLGLFLEEVSELMQYHIRKVYTLEGRKIDNVQSLMQCPSVLVCVGREPSHPSIVENFRKTSDDKLPKLSARSRSSGCNEGHEGIPTKKNVISPKLETDTRSTRQSVSSDKSLPDGTDSPENLDSCPHTGEGMRDDDIEKRVRVNKDGSLSMEMKVRFRLQNDETLHWSTEVRKTTGKTSEYLQGHNNPYFVQVSERSHSESENISTGEQDEAHITRHYKRHMEEPHCPHCCSHCQDYDIWKNIPEAHGASRCIRTSSSSASSHTMVSRKTMVERQTLSRSSEENTEQVVERETCVKQTVEAAETVEYCIIRSEACSPKCKVQSSTLDNCEVCVDSSPNDQVSVKTSQTEQEERTGSAPSASSGVLTDHEEDQNNEEGDVPPSASSAVLDTGSPIQHLSLSPTDRASNASGHSSKSRKSQKTYTCNCGVSNDDTKGQTEAQAEENEIQRDQSSAMSVKSNASGRSNKSEKIQNAESQEEKRSKSATSVHSNASAASKSDVLDVAAEEIPTQERASSSMSVKSSKTEKSMQSEIAAEQHKSEDNVDEERALSSMSSKSKASIKSKGSRASTHPGQAVEEAEQRTPSAMSATSNASAEFKIGASAEENIQNPGEENENETGQRAQSVMSVKSNVSVKSKKSRTSEAPPIENSEDEPEGSLHSPVSFKSKNAEEDYEEGEEVEEAGEDQERVPSVMSSKSNASAISTHSKASKLQDEEDAMDDTQERAASTTSAKSAKSKTSEIEVEQNAEEVQVTDSRSPSALSGVTSNKAGSEEEVMETAVRAPSTMSVRSIRSNASARSRKSEKTNASEQSRVSDLSAEENQTEKESERASSAMSARSIKSDVSAISRKSNCCEEINKVNAEDVEGPTERATSAMSAKSNASARSRHSKRSDLHARESVDISDDGNAEEKSEERPQSTISVKSAKSLKSNISAKSSKSKSSEVANKESEDNHEDANDGEQSEEQAASCNDETEDAPTSTYVSVEENLVKNVEAGTRASSAMSQKSAKSKSSAISSKSKASNGRAEENNDDEEIAERAPSAMSAESAMSNVSAVSTKSKASQVPSRHGDNICDEGEAEQEARERSASCMSDKSCKSNISASSSKSKRCDGSNKKNITEYEEERGPSALSVKSAQSNVSAKSTQSTISAKSNMSKHSDVSAEENTADHTEHGERPSSNMSAMSTKSAKSNASAISKKSRGSAVPSENCGDAPEEIVVEGESEGRAMSSMSAQSVQSNISIRSNKSKCSVRVPTEEGFESPDEGIDKEQAEERAPSSMSAKSIQSHVSEVSIKSAERAPSAMSAKTAKSSISAKSTKSKGLDGPAEKHLSDHEEHVDRAPSNMSARSGKSAKSNVSNTSRRSKVSEVPLENGTDNPEDRIVEGESEGRALSSMSAQSVQSNISKRSNKSKCSVHVPPEESLESPDEGTDKEQTEDRPPSCMSAKSVQSHVSEISIKSADRAPSALSAKSAKSRASTKSIISIASQACSGKSTAIPDEGDGEDETQERAPSAMSAKTAKSSISAKSTKSKGLDAPCEENISDHEEHVDRAPSNMSARSGKSAKSNVSKTSRRSKVYEAPVEDGTDNPEDRIVEGESEGRALSSMSAQSGQSDISIRSNKSKCSVHVPPEESLESPDEGTDKEQTEDRPPSCMSAKSVQSHVSEISIKSADRAPSALSAKSAKSHASTKSIISIASKACSGKSPGIPDEGDGEDETQERAQSAMSAKTAKSSISAKSTKSKGLDGPCEENLSDHEEHVDRAPSNMSARSGKSAKSNVSKTSRRLKVSEAPVEDGTDNPEDRIVEGESEGRALSSMSAQSGQSNISTRSNKSKCSVHVPPEESLESPDEGTDKEQTEDRPPSCMSAKSVHSHLVLAKVPAYLMKEMVKMKPKRERRVPCQPKLQSQVFLPNLQSQKDLMVLVKKIYLIMRNM, encoded by the exons ATTGACAATGTTCAGAGTCTTATGCAGTGCCCCAGTGTCCTTGTCTGTGTGGGACGTGAGCCTTCTCACCCTTCCATCGTGGAAAATTTTCGGAAAACATCTGATGACAAACTTCCAAAGCTGAGTGCAAGGTCACGCTCCAGTGGCTGCAATGAAGGGCATGAGG GAATaccaacaaagaaaaatgtcatcagTCCAAAACTGGAAACTGACACCAGATCCACCAGGCAGTCAGTGTCATCTGACAAGTCATTACCAGATGGAACCGACTCTCCAGAAAATTTGGATTCCTGCCCACACACCGGTGAAGGAATGAGAGATGATGATATAGAGAAACGGGTCCGTGTCAATAAGGATGGCAGTTTGTCTATGGAAATGAAAGTGCGTTTCCGGCTACAAAATGACGAAACATTGCATTGGTCGACAGAAGTAAGGAAGACAACAGGCAAGACCAGTGAGTACCTCCAAGGACACAACAACCCCTATTTTGTACAAGTTAGTGAGAGAAGCCATTCAGAATCTGAAAACATCTCTACTGGTGAGCAAGATGAGGCTCACATCACCAGGCACTATAAAAGACATATGGAGGAGCCTCAttgtcctcactgctgcagtcacTGCCAGGATTATGACATCTGGAAAAACATTCCAGAGGCACATGGAGCGAGTCGCTGCATTCGAACTTCCAGTTCGAGTGCATCCTCACATACAATGGTCTCTAGAAAGACAATGGTTGAGAGGCAAACTCTGTCTAGATCAAGTGAAGAGAATACAGAACAAGTGGTGGAGAGAGAAACTTGTGTGAAGCAGACTGTTGAGGCAGCTGAAACCGTGGAATACTGCATCATCAGGAGTGAGGCTTGCTCACCAAAGTGCAAGGTGcaatcctccacactggacaaCTGTGAGGTGTGTGTTGACAGTTCTCCAAATGATCAGGTCAGTGTCAAAACTTCGCAAACAGAGCAAGAAGAACGAACAGGATCTGCTCCTAGTGCTTCCTCTGGAGTATTAACAGACCACGAGGAGGATCAAAATAATGAGGAGGGGGATGTCCCACCGAGTGCTTCAAGTGCAGTGTTGGATACAGGATCACCTATACAACATTTATCTCTGAGCCCTACAGATAGAGCATCTAATGCTTCAGGGCATTCAAGCAAGTCAAGAAAATCCCAAAAAACATACACTTGTAATTGTGGAGTGTCTAATGATGATACAAAAGGACAAACTGAGGCccaagctgaagaaaatgaaatacaaagaGATCAATCAAGTGCCATGTCTGTTAAATCAAATGCCTCTGGCAGATCAAATAAGtctgaaaaaatacagaatgCAGAGTCTCAAGAGGAGAAAAGATCCAAAAGTGCCACCTCAGTTCATTCAAATGCCTCAGCAGCATCCAAATCTGATGTTTTAGATGTTGCAGCTGAAGAAATACCAACACAAGAAAGAGCATCAAGTAGCATGTCTGTTAAATCCtctaaaactgaaaaatcaatGCAGTCAGAAATAGCAGCTGAACAACATAAATCAGAGGATAATGTTGATGAAGAACGAGCATTAAGTTCCATGTCATCAAAATCCAAAGCATCTATTAAATCAAAGGGATCAAGAGCATCCACTCACCCAGGTCAAGCTGTGGAGGAAGCGGAGCAAAGGACACCCAGTGCCATGTCAGCTACATCAAATGCCTCTGCAGAATTTAAAATAGGAgcatctgcagaggaaaatattcaaaacccaggagaagaaaatgagaatGAAACAGGACAGAGAGCACAAAGCGTAATGTCAGTGAAGtcaaatgtttctgtgaaatcTAAAAAGTCAAGAACTTCTGAGGCTCCACCCATAGAAAATTCAGAAGATGAACCAGAGGGGAGTCTACATTCTCCTGTGTCATTTAAGTCAAAAAATGCTGAGGAAGAttatgaggaaggagaggaagttGAAGAGGCTGGAGAAGATCAAGAGAGAGTGCCAAGTGTCATGTCATCCAAATCAAATGCCTCTGCAATATCTACACATTCAAAGGCGTCCAAGCTTCAAGATGAGGAAGATGCTATGGACGATACTCAAGAGAGAGCAGCGAGTACAACGTCAGCAAAATCAGCAAAGTCTAAAACCTCTGAAATTGAGGTTGAACAAAATGCTGAAGAAGTGCAGGTCACAGATTCACGATCACCTAGTGCTTTGTCAGGAGTGACATCAAATAAAGCTGGCAGTGAGGAGGAGGTCATGGAAACTGCGGTGAGAGCTCCAAGTACAATGTCAGTACGATCCATAAGGTCAAATGCATCTGCAAGGtccagaaaatcagaaaaaacaaatgcatctgAACAATCAAGAGTGTCTGATCTTTCAGCTGAGGAAAATcagactgaaaaagaaagtgaacGAGCATCCAGTGCAATGTCAGCGAGGTCTATCAAGTCAGATGTATCTGCAATCTCTAGAAAGTCAAACTGCTGTGAAGAAATTAATAAAGTAAATGCTGAAGATGTAGAAGGACCAACAGAGAGAGCAACTAGTGCTATGTCAGCTAAGTCTAATGCATCTGCAAGATCTAGACATTCAAAGAGGTCTGACCTTCATGCTAGAGAAAGTGTTGACATATCAGATGATGGAAATGCTGAAGAGAAAAGTGAAGAGAGACCACAAAGCACAATATCAGTCAAATCAGCAAAGTCACTGAAGTCAAATATTTCTGCAAAATCTAGCAAATCTAAATCCTCTGAAGTTGCAAACAAAGAAAGTGAAGACAATCACGAGGATGCAAATGATGGAGAGCAAAGTGAAGAACAAGCAGCAAGCTGCAATGATGAGACTGAGGATGCACCAACCTCCACCTATGTTTCAGTTGAGGAAAATcttgtcaaaaatgttgaaGCTGGAACGAGAGCATCTAGTGCCATGTCGCAAAAATCAGCCAAGTCAAAATCTTCTGCAATATCCAGTAAGTCAAAAGCTTCTAACGGTCGGGCTGAGGAAAACAATGATGATGAGGAAATTGCAGAAAGGGCACCAAGTGCAATGTCAGCAGAATCTGCAATGTCAAATGTGTCTGCAGTATCTACAAAATCAAAAGCTTCTCAAGTTCCTTCCAGACATGGTGACAATATTTGTGATGAAGGTGAAGCTGAACAGGAAGCCAGAGAGAGATCAGCAAGCTGCATGTCAGATAAGTCCTGCAAGTCAAACATTTCAGCGAGCTCAAGTAAGTCAAAACGCTGTGAtggttcaaataaaaaaaatattactgaatatgaggaagagaggggacCTAGTGCACTGTCAGTGAAATCGGCACAGTCAAATGTGTCTGCCAAATCAACACAGTCAACTATTTCTGCCAAATCTAATATGTCAAAGCACAGTGATGTTTCAGCTGAAGAAAATACTGCAGATCATACGGAACATGGAGAAAGACCTTCAAGCAACATGTCAGCTATGTCCACTAAATCTGCAAAGTCAAATGCTTCAGCAATATCGAAGAAATCAAGAGGTTCTGCAGTTCCTTCTGAAAACTGTGGTGATGCTCCTGAAGAAATTGTTGTTGAAGGGGAGAGTGAAGGGAGAGCAATGAGCTCTATGTCAGCCCAGTCAGTTCAGTCAAATATCTCTATAAGATCAAATAAGTCAAAATGCTCTGTCCGTGTTCCAACTGAAGAAGGCTTTGAGAGCCCTGATGAAGGAATAGACAAAGagcaagctgaagaaagagcACCGAGCAGCATGTCAGCCAAATCAATCCAGTCACATGTTTCTGAAGTATCTATTAAGTCTGCAGAGAGAGCGCCCAGTGCCATGTCAGCCAAAACTGCAAAGTCAAGTATTTCTGCCAAATCTACAAAGTCAAAAGGACTCGATGGTCCAGCTGAAAAACATCTATCTGATCATGAGGAACATGTAGACAGAGCTCCAAGCAATATGTCGGCCAGGTCAGGAAAGTCAGCAAAGTCAAATGTTTCTAACACATCAAGAAGATCGAAGGTTTCTGAAGTTCCCTTAGAAAATGGTACTGACAACCCTGAGGATAGAATTGTTGAAGGGGAGAGTGAAGGAAGAGCATTGAGCTCTATGTCAGCCCAGTCAGTTCAGTCAAATATTTCCAAAAGATCAAATAAGTCAAAATGTTCTGTTCATGTTCCACCTGAAGAAAGCCTTGAGAGCCCTGATGAAGGAACTGACAAAGAGCAAACTGAAGACAGACCACCAAGCTGCATGTCAGCTAAATCAGTCCAGTCACATGTTTCTGAAATATCTATTAAGTCTGCAGATAGAGCACCGAGTGCTTTGTCGGCTAAATCAGCCAAGTCCCGTGCTTCTACAAAATCTATCATATCAATTGCCTCTCAGGCTTGTTCTGGCAAAAGTACTGCCATACCTGATGAAGGAGATGGTGAAGATGAAACGCAAGAGAGAGCGCCCAGTGCCATGTCAGCCAAAACTGCAAAGTCAAGTATTTCTGCCAAATCTACAAAGTCAAAAGGACTCGATGCTCCATGTGAAGAAAATATATCTGATCATGAGGAACACGTAGACAGAGCTCCAAGCAATATGTCGGCCAGGTCAGGAAAATCAGCAAAGTCAAATGTTTCTAAAACATCAAGAAGATCGAAGGTTTATGAAGCTCCCGTAGAAGATGGTACTGATAACCCTGAGGATAGAATTGTTGAAGGGGAGAGTGAAGGGAGAGCATTGAGCTCTATGTCAGCCCAGTCAGGTCAGTCAGATATTTCCATAAGATCAAATAAGTCAAAATGTTCTGTTCATGTTCCACCTGAAGAAAGCCTTGAGAGCCCTGATGAAGGAACTGACAAAGAGCAAACTGAAGACAGACCACCAAGCTGCATGTCGGCCAAATCAGTCCAGTCACATGTGTCTGAAATATCTATAAAGTCTGCAGATAGAGCACCGAGTGCTTTGTCGGCTAAATCAGCTAAGTCCCATGCTTCTACAAAATCTATCATATCAATTGCTTCTAAAGCTTGTTCTGGCAAAAGTCCTGGCATACCTGATGAAGGAGATGGTGAAGATGAAACCCAAGAGAGAGCGCAGAGTGCCATGTCAGCCAAAACTGCAAAGTCAAGTATTTCTGCCAAATCTACAAAGTCAAAAGGACTTGATGGTCCTTGTGAAGAAAATCTATCTGATCATGAGGAACATGTAGACAGAGCTCCAAGCAATATGTCGGCCAGGTCAGGAAAATCAGCAAAGTCAAATGTTTCTAAAACATCAAGAAGATTGAAGGTTTCTGAAGCTCCCGTAGAAGATGGTACTGACAACCCTGAGGATAGAATTGTTGAAGGGGAGAGTGAAGGAAGAGCATTGAGCTCTATGTCAGCCCAGTCAGGTCAGTCAAATATTTCCACAAGATCAAATAAGTCAAAATGCTCTGTTCATGTTCCACCTGAAGAAAGCCTTGAGAGCCCTGATGAAGGAACTGACAAAGAGCAAACTGAAGACAGACCACCAAGCTGCATGTCGGCCAAATCAGTCCATTCACAT CTTGTTCTGGCAAAAGTCCCGGCATACCTGATGAAGGAGATGGTGAAGATGAAACCCAAGAGAGAGCGCAGAGTGCCATGTCAGCCAAAACTGCAAAGTCAAGTATTTCTGCCAAATCTACAAAGTCAAAAGGACTTGATGGTCCTTGTGAAGAAAATCTATCTGATCATGAGGAACATGTAG